Proteins encoded in a region of the Pseudomonas syringae KCTC 12500 genome:
- a CDS encoding TonB-dependent receptor, which produces MSRSLDTLLRPSLLAVAIALCTPMTSPLSMAAQQASLVAYDLPAGPMATTLNQISSQGGLALSLDPALVAGKTSSAVKGNFDAATALREALRGSGLQLVQSSAGTYTLMAMEQSALNLSDVNINANSTPLEGSEAAGYRSENVSSVGALGGMRLQDTPYSISVTPQALLKNIQATSLDDVIKHNPFTQMYSPTSAGYASAVNIRGFSSAGSLNIANDGLRFTNGADGSNYMEEMEQLEVITGLTGFLYGPASPGGLVNYVLKRPTYQRYNSVTLGNAGGENYYLHGDFGGPIDSEGKFAYRLNVLTQDGETAVDLNKRRREMISLALDWNVSDDLLVQFDASHKKTEIRGLTSYWYFGDQSLRPSAASLDNDKLYSQKWSFSDYESDKAGVRAKWRLNDTFTLRAAFAAQQYTSENTYTGPTVYSAGLYSQPLYAFAPIETEEKTGSLFLDAAFDTGFIGHKVTVGYQGNTSRQKQYEDHVPYTPDQPGPQYTSPVGTIPLDQTPQVGKPAYSIGHGDQRLANSSESNNVLIGDVITFNEQWSAILGVTNTQIKTYANEFVYAKAFGSAETETTYNESKTSPNISLVYKPLPWLTTYATYIEGLQSGGVAPSGTANAGQAFAPEISEQYEIGAKATLGETLLTLALFNIEKPNGYTTASNIYVVDGRQENNGLEFSVTGKVIPELTVVGGFTLLDPKIKKTGVAADEGNVPTNVAKQLAKVYAEYDINPIPGLAMTGGAFYTGKQYTDQSNENDLPSFTTFDAGARYRLRLAENDLTLRVNVSNLTNKEYWLNSSYLGDPRTVAFSAQLEF; this is translated from the coding sequence ATGTCCCGTTCGTTAGACACCCTTCTGCGTCCCAGTCTGTTGGCCGTGGCGATCGCCCTGTGCACGCCTATGACCAGCCCGCTGTCGATGGCGGCGCAGCAGGCCAGCCTGGTTGCCTACGATCTACCCGCAGGCCCGATGGCGACCACGCTGAATCAGATATCCAGCCAGGGTGGTCTGGCACTGAGTCTTGACCCGGCGCTGGTCGCTGGCAAAACCAGCTCGGCGGTGAAAGGCAATTTCGACGCGGCGACGGCCTTGCGCGAGGCCCTGCGTGGCAGCGGCCTGCAACTGGTGCAGAGCAGTGCCGGGACGTACACGCTGATGGCCATGGAACAGAGCGCCTTGAACCTGTCGGACGTGAACATCAACGCCAACAGCACGCCCCTCGAAGGTTCGGAGGCAGCAGGTTATCGCAGCGAGAACGTCAGCAGCGTCGGCGCGCTGGGTGGCATGCGGCTGCAGGACACGCCTTATTCCATAAGCGTCACGCCTCAGGCATTGCTAAAAAACATCCAGGCGACCTCGCTGGACGATGTCATCAAGCACAACCCGTTCACCCAGATGTACTCGCCGACCAGCGCCGGTTATGCCAGTGCCGTCAATATTCGTGGTTTCAGCAGCGCGGGCAGCCTGAACATCGCCAATGATGGCCTGCGGTTCACCAACGGTGCCGACGGCAGCAACTACATGGAAGAGATGGAGCAACTGGAAGTCATCACCGGTCTGACCGGCTTCCTGTATGGTCCAGCCTCGCCGGGCGGGCTGGTCAACTACGTGCTCAAGCGCCCGACCTATCAACGCTACAACAGCGTCACCCTGGGCAATGCCGGGGGTGAGAATTACTACCTGCATGGTGACTTCGGCGGGCCGATCGACAGCGAGGGCAAGTTCGCCTATCGCCTTAATGTGCTGACCCAGGATGGTGAAACGGCCGTCGATCTGAACAAGCGTCGTCGCGAGATGATTTCCCTGGCACTGGACTGGAACGTGTCCGACGACCTGCTGGTACAGTTCGACGCCTCGCACAAGAAGACCGAAATTCGCGGCCTGACCAGTTACTGGTATTTCGGCGACCAGTCCCTGCGCCCCAGCGCGGCATCGCTGGACAACGACAAGCTCTACAGCCAGAAGTGGTCGTTTTCCGATTACGAGTCCGACAAGGCCGGTGTGCGCGCCAAGTGGCGTTTGAACGACACCTTCACCTTGCGCGCGGCCTTCGCGGCCCAGCAGTACACCTCGGAGAACACCTACACCGGGCCGACGGTCTACAGCGCGGGCCTTTACTCGCAGCCGCTGTATGCCTTCGCTCCGATTGAAACCGAAGAAAAGACCGGCTCGCTGTTCCTCGATGCGGCGTTCGATACCGGCTTCATCGGTCACAAGGTCACCGTGGGCTATCAGGGCAATACCTCGCGCCAGAAGCAGTACGAGGATCACGTTCCGTACACGCCCGATCAGCCGGGCCCGCAATACACCTCGCCAGTGGGCACAATACCGCTGGACCAGACGCCTCAGGTTGGCAAGCCTGCGTACTCCATCGGGCATGGCGACCAGCGCCTGGCCAACAGCTCGGAAAGCAACAACGTCCTGATCGGTGACGTCATCACCTTCAACGAGCAGTGGTCGGCGATCCTGGGTGTGACCAACACGCAGATCAAAACCTACGCCAACGAGTTCGTCTACGCCAAGGCGTTCGGTTCCGCCGAAACCGAGACCACCTACAACGAGAGCAAGACTTCGCCGAACATCTCGCTGGTCTATAAACCGCTGCCGTGGCTGACCACCTACGCCACGTATATAGAAGGCCTGCAATCGGGAGGCGTCGCGCCTAGCGGGACCGCCAATGCCGGCCAGGCGTTTGCGCCTGAAATCAGTGAGCAATACGAAATCGGTGCCAAGGCGACGCTAGGTGAAACCCTGTTGACCCTGGCGCTGTTCAACATCGAGAAGCCCAACGGTTACACCACTGCCTCGAACATCTACGTTGTGGACGGACGTCAGGAGAACAACGGCCTGGAATTCAGCGTCACCGGCAAGGTCATCCCGGAACTGACCGTAGTTGGCGGCTTTACCTTGCTCGACCCGAAAATCAAGAAAACCGGCGTCGCAGCGGATGAAGGTAACGTACCGACCAACGTCGCCAAGCAACTGGCCAAGGTTTATGCCGAATACGACATCAACCCTATACCAGGCCTGGCCATGACCGGCGGGGCGTTCTACACCGGCAAGCAATACACCGATCAAAGCAACGAAAACGACCTGCCGTCCTTCACCACCTTCGACGCCGGAGCCCGCTACCGCCTGCGCCTTGCAGAAAACGACCTGACCCTGCGCGTCAACGTCAGCAACCTGACCAACAAAGAATACTGGCTAAACAGCAGCTACCTGGGCGACCCACGCACCGTCGCGTTCTCGGCACAATTGGAGTTTTAA
- a CDS encoding YchJ family protein, with translation MSSAICPCGSGDLLLACCGRYHAGQPAPGAEKLMRSRYSAYVLGLTDYLVQTTLPVQQGGLDREAIAQWSAQSTWLGLEVESSEVFGGKPEHAFVTFTARWHDGNGEHSHKERSSFVQNQGRWYFIDSTVPLKAGRNDACPCGSEQKFKKCCSAYVD, from the coding sequence ATGAGTAGTGCCATTTGCCCCTGCGGCAGCGGCGATCTGTTGCTGGCCTGCTGCGGTCGCTATCACGCAGGTCAGCCTGCGCCAGGCGCGGAAAAGCTGATGCGCTCGCGTTATAGCGCCTATGTGCTGGGGCTGACTGACTATCTGGTCCAGACCACTCTGCCGGTGCAGCAAGGCGGGCTGGACCGTGAGGCTATCGCTCAGTGGAGTGCGCAGAGCACTTGGTTGGGGCTGGAGGTAGAAAGCTCGGAGGTGTTCGGCGGCAAGCCGGAGCATGCGTTCGTGACTTTTACCGCTCGCTGGCATGATGGCAATGGTGAGCACAGTCATAAGGAGCGTTCGTCGTTCGTGCAGAATCAGGGGCGCTGGTATTTTATCGATTCAACCGTGCCGTTGAAGGCTGGGCGTAATGATGCGTGTCCGTGTGGCAGTGAGCAGAAGTTCAAGAAATGCTGTTCGGCTTATGTGGACTGA